Below is a window of Impatiens glandulifera chromosome 2, dImpGla2.1, whole genome shotgun sequence DNA.
CCCGTTGGAAACAAATTAAGATCTTTTATTTACTTATAGTCTTACAGTTACAGATCAATAGGTCAATATTGTTCATCCCCTACTATtgcatatttaatatatatggtCCTACTAATGTAACTATATATGCTTCCAAGATTTATAATCAGataactcatatatatatatatatatatatatcccccTCCTAATTAAATTATCACTATTCCcttaatatatgattttttataatgattgttaaaatatataattcattagGATATTTTaagtgttaatttttttttatctaaaaaggTAAATACCACGATTCCTACTAAAACGTAATTAAAGACATTCTTCTCCTTTACCGTTCCCATTCATTTTAGGTGGATTAATTACAACCCGTTTGGGAGAAGAATAGGGATGGGTATGTATGTGAAGTGTCTTAAttctatttatttcttatattttatcccgcttgaattaataataatcatgggttgaagaaaaaaaatggagaattTACTTAAAATGGTTGATCACgataaaaagtaaaatcaaaaatttatttttatataatttaagtttattttaaaattttattttatataatttaagtttatttaaaaaaaattataataatatattaatattatttaaatacataaatagtAGTCATATTATTCcaaatactattattataactattattaaggttggttttgaaaaattgatagggagttaatcattatttataaaaatatacgAGCTTGGCCGTAATCGATAATCTATCAGATAACGtgcttgtattttttttattatattttttattttttatttttttttatattttcttatgtcATTATTGTGTCGTTGTATTTAAAGGCCCTTCGAAacgttttaatataaatgaacaatttttcaaaaataaatgaatgtttACAACAATAATAacactaaaattaaattatatttataaaattaattaaatttcatttatttgaataactgattttcttttaattttaaatatatattattattttattataaaataataaaatcaaaataatttctaagctagtaaaaatcttaaatttaatatgtaaatttatgatagtaaaaatttaataattttaagtgtttacCAAAATAAAACTCAGTTAACTTCTATTAAAATCgtaacatttaataattaactcaaaattttaatggGTTTATCAACCGTGtccttaatttttattattgtatttggGCTTAAGCCCAACGACATCATATGTATTTGGGCTTAAGCATATTAGTAATTTTTGACTAGCCCAAACCTATCCGAAAGTGACAACATCGATTGTTTTCGCTTCTTACACTACCAAGACTGATATCTGCCGATGCTCCAAAAAGTAAAGATCACGCCGGCAAAAGAAGCAATTTTTCTTGAAAAACCAGACCACCTCTACTTAGAACAatccaaatttattattaaattttcttgAAATCTCTCATAAAATTTGATCCCATTTCTGATCGACAATGATGACAATGTTGTCTATATTCTCTTACAGCAATCTCTTTCTCCAAGTAACCTTAGCCCTTTGTCTCTATCTTCCCCTTTCACTCCTTCGGATTCCGGCGCTTTTCCTCCATGGCCTCCACACCTACGTTCACCCAGATGACGTCGCCCCCGCCGGAGGAAGCGGCGGGATCAGGGCAGCTATACGGAGGCCGGGGGCCGCCGCGGTTTCCGATTCGGAACTCAAACCCAGGAAGCGATCCAAAGATAAAGTTGAATTTGACGAACAGAAGGCTCAGATCTTTAGGCTGAAGCTGAATGAGCCTCATCTTCAGACCCGTTTATATTTCAGTGAGTTTCAATCTGCTTTCAGCTCTACTATAGTAGCCCTAGGTTCCTTTTTCCTTCAGAACTTCATATCTGATCCTGAAAACCCCGGTGATCTTAAGAATGGTGCCATCATACCAACATTGTTAGGACTGGCTGGAATTGTTCGAATTCTCTTCTTGATCGTTAAGTTTTCTTTGGAGAGAGCAGCATCCAGAAGGTCCGAGAAACAGATGAGTGTTCTTTTGGGTATCTTAGGATCTTTCTTTGGTGTTGCAATCATGTTCGATATTATTCCTAATCGGATTCTTGATTTCGATATGAAATCCTTTGATGGGTTTGCTAGATCCCTTACTGCTATTCTAATGGGCTTCATTGCCGGTGCTCTCTACATCCCTGCATCGAGGAATGCCCGTTCATTCTGGCTGGGAACGGATCAGATTCGATGTAATTTATCGATAATTCAATGTGAACAGACCGCAAGAATGCTTCTTTACGCCAATTTCTTATGCACGACATTTGCATCGGTGATTTGGATCATCCCTTTTTCCGAAGTTGTTAAGAAGAATTTGGGCATGTCAAGTTCCGACTTTGAGAAATTAAGAATCTGGTCTTTATTGGGTTCTGGTCTGTTGCAATTTTTAACAGTGCGGCCTAATTTGCAAATGTATTTAAACGAGGGTGTATTATCTTGGTATCAGAGATTGCATGGAGGGAAGGTGCCTGAACTGGATTACAGCAGGGCAAAGGTTTTCCTTCACAACCATTTCTTGAGCCTTGTGGCTCTTCAGTTCTTCACTCCGGCAGCTTTGACACTTCTCTTTACCGGGTTATCACTATCGGTTTGGAGGGTAATACCCTTGTGGGTTTTGGTAAGGGAAGTTGGTTTGATTATGGGTTGGTGGATTAATTTGGTTTGGGTTATGTCTACTTCTGCTAACATTGTCCTATACCGACTAGGCCTCTTGTATGTTTCTTAACATGCTAGTCATTTTGTCCTAGAATGAATACAAATCAAGAGTTATTACACTTTGGCGTCTCGGTGATGTCTTTTTTGTTTACTGTTTCTGGCGTTGGTTCCACTTTTATGAATGAATACCTGTTTATTATGTTGATTTGAGTGAAGATGTCTGGTTTTGAAACAATTATAGATTATAGGCCATGAACCAAAGAGCTGTTATTATCTTATCTTTTCTCTATGATCTCTCTATGGTCTGATAAGAAAAGTAGATTCATCTCTATGGTTTAGTGCTTGTTAATCTTGTGCATTTGTCTTGTTTTCTGGCTTTCTCCTTGTTTATATGTTTCTCTTGTCCATTTTTGTGTACCCTTTTCTTATAGTCCCCATCCCTAAGTTCATGACTTCCTATTTTTCATTTTAGAACATTTTAGTAAGAATTGAATTTCTTAGATATAACTGAATTTACTTCAACTACCTGTTCAATTTGAAATCATTGAATCCATATTGAAAGTGGGGACCTAAAAAGAATTATGGTTTTTATATTTGTACAAGTGATGCTCCACTCCTCTTTGATATTGGATAACCTATAAATGACAAACaactattcaatttttttttttatttcctttaaagtctagtatttgtaataaattataatagagATGGACTTCAAGAACACTTTGATTATTAATTgcatataatggtttcccaccAAACTAATTGttataaagtattttagtaCAGCAATGAATCcattacaaattataaataagtcaACGATAAAATGCAATTTgttttaactaataattttgTGATGAAAGAGGATacaatttatgaattaatatactTTTAGGTATTTTTTTGGTTGGGTCTAATTGGTGAGTGACTAATAAGGTCTTTCTATCTATGCTCTTTAAATTTGTGTCCTGATTCGGTTTCTCTTGATTGCATTAGGTACAGCATTGATTTAGTCTTCAGTGTTGTTTTGCATTATTTTGGTGGACTTTAGCTTGGTTGTGTAGAGACTTCATTATAAAaagattttcattttttttttaatcctgtttttctttattttttttatggaatgaaattgaattttgttcaaattttatgaattaatataactGTAATcaattactttatatattattaggattaataatatatgttaatatattattagggccttgttctctttgggttatttaaaaaactcatataaaattcattttctaattaatcacttctcaccaatcacatcactcatatcattaaccaaaatacaaaaataccctctattttaaattattatttttattttatttatatatataaataccctttaagtctttttatcaaaactaATCATtcatttctcaaaatcatcacccatcatccaatctttctctctcttggttttttaaaaaacccacaaccgaacaaggcctagGATTAATGTGTTGTATTGATATtgatatatgttttaatttgaatataataaaattatatttaagtaaAAGATAAGTTAGagtatttaattttctttttataaagagttaattctcattaattgaACTAAGAGGTTACATCTCAAAATGAAAAtctagatattaaataatacgAACAAATGTGGATAAGCAGAGTAAGTCAAAACAAACAAGGTAAGTAGAGCAAGTTCAAACAAACAATGCAGGCCAACCAATTAGAACCCAATTATGCCGTGTCAGAAAAATCTATATTAACTATTCTGAGCGATAATGACATTTGTTATTGCACGTGGATTGATAATCAACGCCGAAAAAGTTCTGTCACATGATAATTAATCATTTACAAATATGGtcaaaataaagagaaattcgTACAAATCAAATAAAGATATATGTAATCGCCTCCAAATAAAAGATGAGtttcaaaatctcatttttgaacaaaagaaaacaacacCAAATTTTGTAACTTTATATACTTTGCTGCTAAGAAGAATATCATACTCGAGaaaatattactaaaatattttttggatatGAAAAGCAAACGATCCACCCAAAACAAAGTATATTATTctgtttataaaaatcaaacgtGGAACCAAAATATAACACCAACTCATATTTGGTAAAAAAGAGAGCACACCTCAAAGAAGCCTAGTGactaaaacaaaataactatatattaaataatattaatttcttaaagagaaaaacgttaatttatatatataaagtattgtgaattaataaacatttgatagatttattcaatttatactaattttatttgtttaaatttatttaatttatttaatcgaACAActtatttaacttatataaatatgatagaaTTCATTTATACTCAACTTATTTACCAATGAGTAAAGTAAAAGAGAAAATTGTGTTTAACATAAAATgtgtttattataatttttacgtcaatttattatgtaaaagtaatgtaaattattatgtttaaacttaaaaattataagttgaATCAGACTAACCCTTTATAGGTTCACGTGTTTGGCGAGAGTATCCTAGTCTAGGACTAGATGTTTCTCCTAAGACTATGACTTTTACTATGgcttttgataaaaataaatattgggtCATGTAAATgttttttactataatataattaacttttgttcaccaaaaacatatataaaattgctttatttatattttattaatagttaattattcaaactctttctgtCTTAcccactttatatatatataaaatcattctATAATAGGCAAATTAGAAGCAAtcaattagtattttttttaggaaaaaaaaaatattcgcTTGGAAACTTCTCGAGAAGAAGTAATTGCAAGTTGAATTCCTTCctacctctctctctctctctttgtttctctctcacacacagaGAGAGACACACAGTGGATTTTTCCTTGTTCTAAATACTAAAGAGAAGCTTCTAAAAAAAAAGGCAAAAATGTGCAGACCGTCTTCTTCTCACACTAATCCCTTGTTCTCTTTCTCCTGTCTCCGCCGgtcaaatcttcttcaaaagtttcATTAACAGGGTAAGAATATCTTTCCGCTCAAATGTTCATTTCTTTTtctgttcattttttttattttattgaattttatatatagGGTGGGATGGCGATGGCTCCGGCGGAGATGGGTGGTGATGATACGTCCGGTGGAGATACGGCTAGATCCATACCTACGCCGTTTTTGACAAAAACGTATCAGTTAGTCGAAGATCGCGCGATTGACGACGTGATTTCGTGGAATGAAGACGGATCTAGTTTTATTGTCTGGAATCCAACTGAGTTCGCTAGAGATTTACTTCCAAAGTATTTCAAGCACAATAATTTCTCGAGTTTTGTCCGCCAATTGAATacatatgtatgtatataaacTCTGCCTAATCGGCAAATCTTATTATCGGATCTACATCTTCTTATCTGTTTCTAAATTTACGTTTGTTTGTTTAACAGGGCTTTCGCAAGTTGGTGCCTGATAGATGGGAGTTCTCAAATGAATTCTTTAGAAGTGGAGAAAAACGCCTTCTTGGAGATATTCAGCGTCGAAAAGTAACGACGCCTGCGGCGGCTGCGGCGACCGTGACGATCGCTGCGGTGGCGGTGCAGCCACTTCTGGCGTCTCCTTCAAACTCCAGCGATGAACAAGTGATTTCATCGAATTCGGCTCCAGTTCTTATCAGGGAATTAAGCAGCGGCGGAAATTCCATGGAGCTTATGGACGAGAATGATAAACTGAGAAGAGAAAACGTACAACTGAACAAGGAACTGAACCAGATGAAGAATTTATGTAGCAATATATACGGGTTGATGTCAAATTACTCAAATAATCGTCCGGCCGAAACTTATCCCCCATCTCCAACAAAAGCGCTAGATCTGATGCCATTATCTAATCATCTCGAcaacggcggcggcggcggtggaTGCGGCGGCGGCGATGTGGGTATGAAAGCAGAAGACAGCGGTTGTAGTAATAGCCATAAATTGTTTGGAGTTCCGATTAGTCTAAAGAAGAGAATGAGGGAAAgggaagatgatgatgatgaacaacGATTGATGGGGGGTGGTGGAGGAGTGGAGATGAAATTGGAGCCGTTGGATCGTCGGGATGACTGATGAGTTCTGTGGATGGACGGATGAGATTGTAAGATGGGGTTTAGGGGAAGGATAAAATCGAAAGAAATGGACAGATAATATGTGGGGCCGACTGTTACTGTTCCAATTTTAGTAGAACCTTCTTTGTGGCCCATATTTCAGGAAGCTTcccatttcttctttttcttatctTATTTATTGTTGTCATTAAAAACTAGATATAATgactttttcattttcaataattattattattaactgtTGTTGTTGACTAGGCCTGCCTGTTCTCTAATACAAATTAGATTTTTGGGGAATAATATTCAGttatcaatgttttttttattgttctttGTTTGaggaaagttttttttttttttttattatcctaaatacttttttttttaaaaattaagaaaaagttgatttttaaaatttgaatttaccTTTTGATTTTAGAGGATATGATGTAGGTGAGATATTGATAGTTTAAAAAGAAAGGATAAAATTAGAGAGtgatttttagtatttaaataataaaattatttaatttgatgatttataaaatatttagttttgaaataaaaactaaattttattctaaaaatctTTTCACTAGCAAGAAGTCAAAGTgggttgtttttattttttttaattttatgttaaaataattatattatttaaaaaattttaaaaaaatataaaaaaataagttatataaaccCAGGCCctccacttttttttttataatctatatgTAACATAGAAGGCTAATCAAACAAGTTTTAATATTCATAACAACATATTTAAGTTCTAACTGGGCTGTCTGGATATCTGATTctgttatattttcaattacTGCATCAATGGGCTTTAGCCCAATTGAGATTTTTCCTTGACTTCAGCTTTGATATATTATGATTTCAATTTTACTGTAATTCTGTATATTTGggtattaatttatatacaagaTTCCAatgattaaagaaaattaaatatgatgGAAATCAACCAAGTGAAGATGATATTGTGGTTTGAATTTTAATGTTCACACTATCATCTAactctaaaaaataaaagtagatacttgtattactttttaaataatatttttaaacattataaattgaaaaacagACTAGCAAAAGGAAAGTAAACAGCTTATTTGAGTTTTGGTTAACTtattcctaattatttttttttgtaatatctCACTTTTTAATATagtaaattaaatgaataaataaagtttAGATGAATGATCTGGATGACCAATTTCTAAATATTCAATTCCTTCTCATCTTTTGGAAGAGAGGTTAGGGATGAATTACATAGTTACATAATTATCCATATAATCTTCGCATTTAACACAATTTATAATGCTGtgcttttttttataaacaaaaatgtcAGTGCATTGTAATGAATAGAAATGGTGgtttaatatgtaaatatagtAAATTATTCCAAGTgagataattatattatatatgtaagtTTAGTATTGttcaaatgattaattaaaggATTCCACCATGGTCTAATTAATAGAGTGGCCCATGTTTTGATACCGTGTTAAACTTTAAGAATTTGAAGTctgaattcaatttattataatacaaaattccatgatgaaagaaagaaatggaAAGGGTAAAAGGAAACTcatataattgtataaatacGTGATTATACAAAATTAGTGTAACCTACTAAGGTACTCTAGTGGTAAAAGACTCCAGTGATAAGAGTTAATTTAAGAAATCATcattttgatttaaatgaaaCATCAATATCATGgtaatacttttttaatttttaaaaacaattatgatTATCTacaaaggttttttttttttttgaacttGTAGAATTTGGTgtagattatatattatttcattttagtttagtttagttgAGGGAGAGTCCGGATagacattattttaaataaactttaatatacTATTGATATCATTTTACCTTTTCTTTTCCTTGATAATTAACCATATCACTTCATTTTAAAGGTATAAAATTTACAGAATCAACAGAAATAATCCAACCAAATAaccaattatttataaaaaggtTAAACCAAACCCAACTGTTGGATTGCTGAGGTTAGTGACGGTTAAACCGAACGAtcatagttaaaatttaaaaatatacataatttagtTTCAATTTATAGTtaagatttaatatatttttaataattaaaattttaaatatatatatatatacattatatatataaattattacaaatattttaaacgagCAAACCTAACTGATTAATAAATCGAAATCGACTCTCAAACCGACTATACCGGTTAGAAATCgactttcaaattgactttatcGGTTTGATTATTCATTCTGGTGTATTAAACCGACATAATCAAACTGTATATCcctacttta
It encodes the following:
- the LOC124925623 gene encoding transmembrane protein 161B, with product MMTMLSIFSYSNLFLQVTLALCLYLPLSLLRIPALFLHGLHTYVHPDDVAPAGGSGGIRAAIRRPGAAAVSDSELKPRKRSKDKVEFDEQKAQIFRLKLNEPHLQTRLYFSEFQSAFSSTIVALGSFFLQNFISDPENPGDLKNGAIIPTLLGLAGIVRILFLIVKFSLERAASRRSEKQMSVLLGILGSFFGVAIMFDIIPNRILDFDMKSFDGFARSLTAILMGFIAGALYIPASRNARSFWLGTDQIRCNLSIIQCEQTARMLLYANFLCTTFASVIWIIPFSEVVKKNLGMSSSDFEKLRIWSLLGSGLLQFLTVRPNLQMYLNEGVLSWYQRLHGGKVPELDYSRAKVFLHNHFLSLVALQFFTPAALTLLFTGLSLSVWRVIPLWVLVREVGLIMGWWINLVWVMSTSANIVLYRLGLLYVS
- the LOC124928233 gene encoding heat stress transcription factor B-2b-like; translation: MAMAPAEMGGDDTSGGDTARSIPTPFLTKTYQLVEDRAIDDVISWNEDGSSFIVWNPTEFARDLLPKYFKHNNFSSFVRQLNTYGFRKLVPDRWEFSNEFFRSGEKRLLGDIQRRKVTTPAAAAATVTIAAVAVQPLLASPSNSSDEQVISSNSAPVLIRELSSGGNSMELMDENDKLRRENVQLNKELNQMKNLCSNIYGLMSNYSNNRPAETYPPSPTKALDLMPLSNHLDNGGGGGGCGGGDVGMKAEDSGCSNSHKLFGVPISLKKRMREREDDDDEQRLMGGGGGVEMKLEPLDRRDD